A genomic segment from Maniola jurtina chromosome 16, ilManJurt1.1, whole genome shotgun sequence encodes:
- the LOC123872925 gene encoding uncharacterized protein LOC123872925 has translation MLNEVSSNDNARSKPRSRRSEFRSVRILVIEPSRKYCKTVWCAIGVGFTHVFIGATVMTILMFYLSMGDLHAILCTVAYHFFTAEAILSFNYANGWSAPLHLRHRRFAHIFLQVCGVVFALTGTLLVCTSKGLSGSVHGVTGIATAVLHVISFIIGPFVLYRGRYFRLVHTCFGIPTFLLSSISLCSALFTPDFKNWTNDTVIFVLIGFIVFYSAFILVTCFIKCMMRIY, from the exons ATGTTGAACGAAGTCAGCAGTAACGACAATGCTCGTTCAAAACCAAGATCTCGTAGGTCTGAGTTTCGTTCCGTGCGTATACTAGTCATAGAACCTAGTCGCAAATATTGTAAGACGGTGTGGTGTGCCATTGGTGTTGGGTTTACCCATGTCTTCATAGGAGCGACAGTTATGACTATTTTGATGTTTTATTTGAGTATGGGAGACCTTCATGCTATTTTGTGTACGGTTGCA TATCATTTCTTTACCGCGGAAGCTATACTAAGTTTCAACTATGCGAATGGCTGGTCAGCCCCATTGCATTTAAGGCACAGGCGATTCGCGCACATTTTCCTGCAAGTTTGTGGTGTTGTGTTTGCTCTAACGGGAACCCTGTTAGTTTGTACTTCTAAAGGATTATCTGGAAGTGTACATGGCGTAACGG gTATAGCCACAGCTGTATTGCATGTCATATCATTTATTATTGGGCCTTTTGTTTTATATCGCGGCCGATATTTTAGATTAGTACATACGTGTTTTGGAATACCAACATTTTTGTTATCATCTATCAGTCTTTGTAGTGCTTTATTTACACCCGACTTCAAGAACTGGACAAACGATACTGTGATATTTGTTTTGATAGGTTTTATTGTTTTCTATTCGGCCTTTATTTTGGTGACCTGCTTTATAAAATGTATGATGagaatttattaa